A window of the Schistocerca nitens isolate TAMUIC-IGC-003100 chromosome 5, iqSchNite1.1, whole genome shotgun sequence genome harbors these coding sequences:
- the LOC126260906 gene encoding putative defense protein, with translation MHTGCTICLCSHYALDSLANSRMKLVVATVLLMASAALAAPATPRFDHRPVLPSVCQTMTPLHGNAQPSTDPSPYTITAAPTSVNGGDTVKVHISGVDEFLGVYLQARRGEEPVGEFVLPSGETKEIALTDCPPGHKNAYSYISYTTPLSTLDIDWKAPNDGGEIVFTATFVKSYSEFWVGVKSPKVTVTKVTSTDNAVAA, from the exons ATGCACACCGGCTGCACCATCTGCCTCTGTTCGCACTACGCACTCGACTCACTCGCTAACAG CAGgatgaagctggtggtggctactgTACTCCTGATGGCGTCGGCGGCGTTGGCCGCTCCTGCAACTCCGCGGTTTGACCACCGGCCTGTACTGCCCAGCGTGTGCCAAACCATGACGCCTCTCCACGGCAACGCGCAGCCCAGCACAGACCCTTCACCCTACACCATCACGGCGGCGCCGACATCTGTCAATGGCGGAGACACCGTCAAAG tgcacatatcgGGCGTCGATGAGTTCTTAGGCGTCTACCTGCAGGCTCGTCGAGGAGAGGAGCCGGTAGGCGAGTTCGTGCTGCCCAGCGGCGAAACTAAGGAAATCGCCCTGACCGACTGCCCGCCCGGACACAAA AACGCCTACTCGTACATCTCGTACACGACCCCACTCAGCACGCTGGATATCGACTGGAAGGCACCAAACGACGGCGGTGAAATAGTTTTCAC GGCCACATTCGTGAAGAGCTATTCCGAATTCTGGGTCGGTGTCAAGTCACCGAAGGTCACCGTCACG AAAGTCACCTCAACTGACAATGCTGTTGCCGCTTAA